In Crassostrea angulata isolate pt1a10 chromosome 4, ASM2561291v2, whole genome shotgun sequence, one genomic interval encodes:
- the LOC128180971 gene encoding cullin-4A-like, whose protein sequence is MPLSNTNKPNLQDEQKLDGDENRKKRKLSEGISPPNHKRARENIDESQMTDSQRRANFSAISSPSNGLNKHVSPLANNKPGATKKLVIKNFREKPRLPENFQQQTWEKLKESVEAIQRSTSIRWSLEELYQAVENMCSHKMSAQLYDQLKEVCDKHVRCNVEQFKAENVGFEQFLKNVDGCWQAHCRQMIMIRSIFLFLDRTYVLQTSSVMSIWDMGLELFRTHVMFHPLVQKRTVDGILQLIERERTGEAVDRQLIKSLLRMLSDLQMYVDAFEHSFLEATESLYAAEGQQLMQERDVPEYLAYVDKRLHEEMERLLHYLDMSTKKPLVSCVEKQLLEKHLTQILQKGLDQLLTENRIKDLTLMYQLFSRVKDGLKEMCTAFATYIKVTGKTIVMNPDNDAEKDKDMVQNLLDFKDKMDNVIDVCLSKNEKFVNALKESFETFINQRQNKPAELIAKYVDTKLKAGNKEATEEELERLMDKIMVLFRFIHGKDVFEAFYKKDLAKRLLVGKSASVDAEKSMLSKLKQECGAAFTSKLEGMFKDMECSKDFNLSFKQHMQHVDSPGGIEMTVNILTMGYWPTYTPMEVHLPASMVKLQEIFKTFFYSKHSGKKLQWQSTLGHCVLKAKFAGGEKKELQVSLFQTLCLLLFNDGDEFSFEEIKTATAIEEGELKRTLQSLACGKARVLLKNPKGKDVENGDKFLFNGGFKHKLCRIKINQIQMKETPEENTTTTERVFQDRQYQVDAAIVRIMKTRKTLTHNLLISELYNQLKFPVKPADLKKRIESLIDRDYMERDKENQNQYHYVA, encoded by the exons ATGCCTCTCTCAAATACTAATAAACCAAATCTGCAGGACGAGCAGAAATTGGACGGCGACGAAAACCGGAAGAAGCGTAAATTGAGCGAGGGCATATCACCCCCAAATCACAAAAGGGCTCGTGAAAATATTGACGAATCGCAGATGACTGACTCACAGAGAAGAGCCAATTTCTCTGCTATCTCAAGTCCAAGCAATGGACTCAATAAACATGTGTCGCCACTGGCTAATAATAAACCAGGAGCGACTAAGAAACTAGTGATCAAGAACTTCAGAG AAAAACCCAGACTTCCAGAGAATTTCCAGCAGCAGACATGGGAGAAGTTGAAGGAGTCTGTGGAGGCCATACAGAGGAGTACGTCGATTCGCTGGAGTCTGGAGGAGCTGTATCAGGCCGTGGAGAACATGTGCTCCCACAAAATGTCCGCCCAGCTGTACGACCAGCTGAAGGAAGTCTGTGATAAACATGTACGCTGCAACGTGGAACAGTTCAAAGC TGAAAATGTTGGATTTGAGCAGTTCCTGAAGAATGTGGATGGTTGTTGGCAAGCTCATTGCCGTCAAATG ATTATGATAAGGAGTATTTTCCTGTTCTTGGACAGAACCTATGTGTTACAGACCTCATCTGTTATGTCAATATG GGACATGGGTTTGGAACTGTTCCGGACACACGTCATGTTCCACCCACTGGTACAGAAGAGAACAGTGGACGGCATTCTACAGCTGATAGAAAGGGAGAGAACTGGGGAAGCTGTGGATCGACAGCTGATCAAGAGTCTGCTCAGGATGTTGTCGGACTTACAG ATGTATGTTGATGCCTTTGAGCACTCGTTCCTGGAAGCCACAGAAAGTCTGTATGCAGCCGAGGGCCAGCAACTGATGCAGGAGAGGGAT GTTCCAGAGTACTTGGCCTATGTGGACAAAAGACTCCATGAAGAGATGGAGAGATTGCTACATTACCTCGACATGTCTACCAA AAAACCACTTGTCAGCTGTGTGGAGAAACAGCTCCTGGAGAAACATTTAACACAAATACTCCAAAAGG GTTTGGACCAGCTGTTGACAGAGAACAGAATCAAGGATTTGACCTTGATGTACCAATTGTTTTCCAGAGTCAAAGATGGCCTCAAGGAAATGTGCACTGCTTTTGCCACCTATATCAAG GTAACAGGTAAAACCATTGTGATGAACCCGGACAATGATGCCGAGAAGGACAAGGACATGGTCCAGAACTTGCTGGATTTCAAGGACAAGATGGACAACGTTATAGACGTATGTCTATCTAAGAACGAGAAATTTGTCAACGCCCTGAAAGAGAGCTTTGAAACCTTTATCAATCAACGGCAGAATAAACCGGCGGAATTAATTG cCAAGTATGTAGATACCAAACTGAAGGCTGGAAATAAG GAAGCCACTGAAGAGGAATTAGAGCGACTGATGGATAAAATCATGGTGCTATTTAGGTTTATACATG GCAAAGATGTGTTTGAGGCATTCTACAAAAAGGATCTGGCCAAGCGCCTCTTGGTAGGAAAGAGTGCTTCTGTGGATGCTGAGAAATCAATGTTATCCAAACTTAAGCAAG AATGTGGAGCAGCTTTTACCAGCAAGCTAGAGGGAATGTTCAAGGACATGGAATGTTCCAAAGATTTCAATTTGTCTTTCAAACAG CACATGCAGCATGTGGACAGTCCCGGAGGCATTGAGATGACAGTAAATATTCTCACCATGGGTTACTGGCCTACTTACACCCCCATGGAGGTCCATCTGCCTGCATCT ATGGTGAAGCTACAGGAAATATTCAAGACCTTCTTCTATAGTAAACACAGCGGAAAGAAGTTGCAATGGCAGTCTACCCTGGGGCACTGTGTCTTGAAAGCAAAGTTTGCCGGG GGAGAGAAGAAGGAGCTACAGGTTTCGCTGTTCCAAACCCTCTGTCTTCTGCTGTTTAATGATGGAGATGAGTTTTCTTTTGAGGAAATTAAAACAGCCACTGCTATTG AGGAAGGTGAACTGAAGAGAACCTTACAGTCCCTTGCCTGTGGCAAAGCCAGGGTCCTTCTGAAAAACCCAAAG GGCAAGGATGTTGAGAATGGAGACAAATTCTTGTTCAACGGTGGATTTAAACACAAACTCTGTCGTATCAAGATCAACCAAATTCAGATGAAGGAAACA CCGGAGGAGAACACGACAACCACAGAGCGAGTGTTCCAGGACCGACAGTATCAAGTGGATGCTGCCATTGTCAGAATAATGAAGACCAGGAAAACACTAACCCACAACCTCCTGATCTCAGAACTGTATAACCAGCTCAAATTCCCTGTCAAA CCTGCAGACTTGAAGAAAAGAATAGAAAGTTTGATTGATAGAGACTATATGGAAAGAgacaaagaaaatcaaaatcagtATCACTATGTGGCTTGA
- the LOC128182226 gene encoding uncharacterized protein LOC128182226: MDTSFQVEDGKLAEQEDLEAQERARIEDFFLDPVDREVFPLNAPETPITRSYPSTEIPTVEESVSLMTGAFIAAWRDRNYMREVYELRNLPRPPAQGLAPLSYKWLTLNTYSGMMQSREQQTPGDSQVEAGIIHDTENADPSDQLQGRGEYDLCSTDQQKSEHRTSWFVRLFCRGATSGPKKVKQEKETKGIKGFLSQVRRVLGRK, encoded by the exons ATGGATACGTCTTTTCAG GTCGAAGATGGTAAGCTGGCAGAACAAGAAGACTTGGAAGCTCAAGAACGAGCGAGaattgaggatttttttttagatcccGTG GACCGGGAGGTATTTCCACTAAATGCCCCTGAAACCCCAATTACTCGTTCCTATCCATCCACTGAG ATACCAACAGTGGAAGAGAGTGTTTCATTGATGACTGGGGCATTCATCGCAGCCTGGCG GGACAGGAATTATATGCGGGAGGTGTATGAGTTAAGAAATTTACCGAGGCCACCAGCCCAAGGACTGGCACCACTCTCCTATAAGTGGCTGACACTAAACACGTACTCTGGAATGATGCAATCCAGAGAACAACAGACTCCCGGGGACTCGCAG GTTGAAGCAGGTATCATACATGATACTGAAAATGCAGATCCAAGTGATCAGTTGCAAGGAAGGGGAGAATATGATCTATGCTCTACAGATCAACAGAAG AGTGAACATCGAACATCTTGGTTTGTTCGACTCTTTTGTCGTGGGGCCACATCTGGTCCAAAGAAA GTCAAACAAGAAAAGGAAACGAAAGGCATTAAAGGATTCCTATCCCAGGTCAGAAGAGTTTTGGGGAGAAAATGA